A genome region from Magnetospirillum sp. WYHS-4 includes the following:
- a CDS encoding ATP-binding cassette domain-containing protein gives MAEDAASKTEEPTPKKLEDARRKGDVAKSLDIPQLASLAAAFGVLAGARTGTLEMISPGMRREVVDGVDKIRGAYTAGNVATLLDLPFALVFVGMLFLLSPPIAVVASTVITLVLLGSLASSASLASRMKDLAVAGGRRGGLIASAIVAADTIRAFNLGGFVRQAWETEDARQRRLATVIGLRQGLLQSATQTGQALMAVAVMALGAVLVVKGELNIGALIGCNILAGKALGPIVSFAKLAEAFAKAGHAGAMIGEFARLPMERLQGSKLAHYAGALEFRDLAFAYPNAKGPLFESLTLRLEPGSLLVASGGNGTGKTTLARLLLGLVEPTRGQIFIDGVDLAQVLPEWWRRQVIYLPQEPRFLNGTLAENIRAVNPDLDDEALSALIDQAGLRDFVSRSAAGLASEITGHGDNLALGIRRRLALARALAHDGMLAVIDEPGEGLDKEGVARVNAVLMDLARRGRTIVVLTHDPSTIRGARWVVDLNAKPVPRVQAGDTP, from the coding sequence ATGGCCGAAGACGCCGCCTCCAAGACAGAAGAGCCGACACCCAAGAAGCTCGAGGACGCGCGCCGCAAGGGCGACGTCGCCAAGTCGCTCGATATCCCCCAGCTCGCGTCGCTGGCAGCCGCCTTCGGCGTGCTCGCCGGCGCCCGGACCGGCACCCTGGAAATGATCTCGCCCGGCATGCGGCGCGAGGTGGTGGACGGCGTCGACAAGATCCGCGGCGCCTACACCGCAGGCAACGTCGCCACCCTGCTGGACCTGCCTTTCGCCCTCGTTTTCGTCGGCATGCTGTTCCTGCTGAGCCCGCCCATCGCCGTCGTGGCCTCCACCGTCATCACGCTGGTGCTGCTGGGCAGCCTGGCGTCTTCCGCCAGCCTGGCTTCCCGCATGAAGGACCTGGCGGTGGCGGGCGGCAGGCGCGGCGGCCTGATCGCATCGGCCATCGTCGCCGCGGACACCATACGCGCCTTCAATCTGGGCGGGTTCGTCCGCCAGGCCTGGGAAACGGAAGACGCGCGCCAGCGCCGCCTGGCGACCGTCATCGGCCTGCGCCAGGGCCTCCTGCAATCCGCCACCCAGACCGGCCAGGCCCTGATGGCGGTGGCCGTGATGGCCCTGGGCGCCGTGTTGGTGGTCAAGGGCGAGTTGAACATCGGCGCCCTGATCGGCTGCAACATCCTGGCCGGCAAGGCCCTGGGGCCCATCGTCTCCTTCGCCAAGCTGGCCGAGGCCTTCGCCAAGGCGGGCCACGCCGGGGCCATGATCGGCGAATTCGCCCGCCTGCCCATGGAACGCCTGCAGGGGTCCAAGCTTGCCCATTACGCGGGCGCCCTGGAATTCCGCGACCTGGCCTTCGCCTATCCCAACGCCAAGGGGCCTTTGTTCGAATCCCTCACCCTGCGCCTGGAGCCGGGCAGCCTGCTGGTGGCGTCGGGAGGCAACGGCACCGGCAAGACGACCCTGGCCCGCCTGCTGCTGGGCCTGGTGGAACCGACGCGCGGCCAGATCTTCATCGACGGCGTCGACCTGGCCCAAGTCCTGCCCGAATGGTGGCGCCGCCAAGTGATCTACCTGCCGCAGGAGCCCCGCTTCCTCAACGGAACGCTGGCGGAAAACATCCGGGCGGTCAATCCGGACCTGGACGACGAGGCCCTGTCGGCCCTGATCGACCAGGCGGGCCTTCGCGACTTCGTGTCCCGCAGCGCCGCAGGCTTGGCGAGCGAAATCACGGGCCACGGCGACAACCTGGCGCTGGGTATCCGCCGCCGCCTCGCCCTCGCCCGGGCCCTCGCCCACGACGGCATGCTGGCGGTGATCGACGAACCGGGCGAGGGTCTGGACAAGGAAGGCGTCGCAAGGGTCAACGCGGTGCTGATGGACCTGGCCCGGCGCGGGCGCACCATCGTGGTGCTGACCCACGATCCGTCGACGATCCGGGGCGCCCGCTGGGTGGTCGATCTGAACGCCAAGCCGGTGCCGCGCGTC